A window of the Deinococcus gobiensis I-0 genome harbors these coding sequences:
- the purB gene encoding adenylosuccinate lyase: protein MIDRYLTPEMKSLWSEASKYRAWLKVELAAMDAQANHGEVPREAHTVLVQKSEADPLDDAFALKVAEIEAVTRHDIVAFTRALTDRYGDEARFIHHGLTSTDVVDTAQNLLLDEALGLIVADVETLREVCRTQAVAYKHTPTVGRTHGIHAEPMTFGLKFLNWMTALDRDLERLHAARRRVQVVMLSGSVGTYAHVSPRVEEEVAGRWGWQAAPVTNQTLARDRHAEVLSALAILGTTLEKIAVEIRHLQRSEVREAMEPFGKGQTGSSSMPHKKNPILTENVTGFARLLRGHLTTGLENVALWHERDISHSSAERIILPDATAAASYATRRLTGVLRDLVVFPERMLRNLNDLGGLVFSQRVLHALIDEKGMSREAAYGLVQRHALQSWETGEGLRDLLKADPENPLGDAELDAAFDLAWYLRHVDDIYARFGL from the coding sequence ATGATCGACCGCTACCTGACCCCCGAGATGAAGTCGCTGTGGAGCGAGGCCAGCAAGTACCGCGCCTGGCTGAAGGTGGAACTCGCCGCCATGGACGCCCAGGCCAACCACGGCGAGGTGCCCCGCGAGGCCCATACCGTCCTTGTGCAGAAGAGCGAGGCCGACCCGCTGGACGACGCCTTCGCCCTCAAGGTGGCCGAGATCGAGGCGGTGACGCGGCACGACATCGTGGCCTTCACGCGCGCGCTGACCGACCGCTACGGCGACGAGGCGCGCTTCATCCACCACGGCCTGACGAGCACCGATGTCGTGGACACCGCCCAGAACCTGCTGCTCGACGAGGCGCTGGGCCTCATCGTGGCCGACGTGGAGACGCTGCGCGAGGTGTGCCGCACCCAGGCCGTGGCCTACAAGCACACGCCGACGGTGGGCCGCACCCACGGCATCCACGCCGAGCCGATGACCTTCGGCCTGAAGTTCCTGAACTGGATGACCGCCCTGGACCGCGACCTGGAGCGCCTGCACGCCGCCCGGCGCCGCGTGCAGGTCGTCATGCTCTCGGGGTCGGTGGGCACCTACGCGCACGTCTCGCCGCGCGTGGAGGAGGAAGTCGCCGGACGCTGGGGCTGGCAGGCCGCGCCCGTGACCAACCAGACGCTGGCCCGCGACCGCCACGCCGAGGTGCTCTCGGCCCTGGCGATCCTGGGGACCACGCTGGAAAAGATCGCCGTGGAAATTCGCCACCTGCAACGCAGCGAGGTGCGCGAGGCGATGGAGCCCTTCGGCAAGGGCCAGACCGGCAGCTCGTCCATGCCGCACAAGAAAAACCCGATCCTGACCGAGAACGTCACCGGCTTCGCGCGGCTGCTGCGCGGCCACCTGACGACCGGCCTGGAGAACGTGGCCCTGTGGCACGAGCGCGACATCAGCCATTCGAGCGCCGAGCGCATCATCCTGCCCGACGCCACCGCCGCCGCGAGCTACGCGACCCGCCGCCTGACCGGCGTGCTGCGCGACCTCGTGGTGTTCCCCGAGCGGATGCTGCGCAACCTCAACGACCTGGGCGGGCTGGTGTTCTCGCAGCGGGTACTGCACGCCCTGATCGACGAGAAGGGCATGAGCCGCGAGGCCGCCTACGGGCTGGTGCAGCGCCATGCCCTCCAGAGCTGGGAGACCGGCGAGGGCCTGCGCGACCTCCTGAAGGCCGACCCCGAGAACCCGCTGGGCGACGCCGAACTGGACGCCGCCTTCGATCTGGCGTGGTACCTGCGCCATGTGGACGACATCTACGCCCGCTTCGGGTTGTAA
- a CDS encoding carbohydrate ABC transporter permease: MTTGTPTKPYSAASTARRRKLPSQALVGYLFILPAIVGFAVFYLYPALRGFQISFTNWNLLSDPQGVGFQNYRDAMQDPKFWSALGITVKYVLWNIPLQTLLSILLAVAMDRLVKSMFVKGLLIVPYLLSSVLVGMIFLWMLDPLLGIVNQWLANTPIGRQAFFNDAGQAIPTIAFINIWKHMGFNALLFYAGLQAIPRTVYEAAAIDGSREWNTFWKITLPLLRPVTVFVLVTSVIGSFQIFDTVAVTTQGGPVDATKVLVYYIYQNAFAFFKMGYATAMSMLLFALLVVFTLLQMRLLRAGESDLE, from the coding sequence ATGACCACAGGCACCCCCACCAAGCCCTACAGCGCGGCGAGCACGGCCCGGCGACGAAAACTGCCGTCGCAGGCCCTGGTCGGCTACCTGTTCATCCTTCCGGCCATCGTCGGCTTCGCGGTGTTCTACCTGTACCCGGCGCTGCGCGGGTTCCAGATCAGCTTCACGAACTGGAACCTCCTGAGCGACCCGCAGGGCGTGGGCTTCCAGAACTACCGCGACGCCATGCAAGATCCCAAATTCTGGTCGGCGCTGGGCATCACCGTGAAGTACGTCCTGTGGAACATCCCGCTCCAGACGCTGCTGTCCATCCTGCTCGCCGTGGCGATGGACCGGCTGGTCAAGAGCATGTTCGTCAAGGGGCTGCTCATCGTGCCGTATCTGCTCTCCAGCGTGCTCGTCGGCATGATCTTCCTGTGGATGCTCGATCCGCTGCTGGGCATCGTCAACCAGTGGCTGGCGAATACGCCCATCGGCCGGCAGGCTTTTTTCAACGACGCCGGTCAGGCCATCCCGACCATCGCCTTCATCAACATCTGGAAGCACATGGGCTTCAACGCGCTGCTGTTCTACGCCGGCCTCCAGGCCATTCCGCGCACGGTGTACGAGGCGGCGGCCATCGACGGCTCGCGCGAGTGGAACACCTTCTGGAAGATCACGCTGCCCCTGCTACGCCCGGTCACCGTGTTCGTGCTCGTGACCTCGGTCATCGGCTCTTTCCAGATTTTCGACACGGTCGCCGTGACCACCCAGGGCGGCCCCGTGGACGCCACCAAGGTGCTCGTCTACTACATCTACCAGAACGCCTTCGCCTTTTTCAAAATGGGCTACGCCACCGCCATGAGCATGCTGCTCTTCGCCCTGCTGGTCGTGTTCACGCTGCTCCAGATGCGGCTGCTGCGCGCAGGCGAGTCGGACCTCGAATAA
- a CDS encoding carbohydrate ABC transporter permease translates to MTTLTPTGRAQDVQRPKKAFPIGRLVAWACLLLIVFVSVFPIFIVLKTALTGNKALYTEAASLWPSQPTLINFQRVLGLLSPEAAQAAGGSGSSVSFATAMKNSAVFTGLIVVGQTFFSAMAAYAFARLRFPGRDFIFTLFLIALMIPGIVLFIPNFITVKNLGWLNTMPGMVAPFILMSPFAVFFLRQFFLSLPRETEEAAYIDGASPLTIFFRITLPMSQGPLVTLAILTTIGMWNEFFWPFLIAKDEASYTLPVALQVFKTQTPQGTPDWTGLMAGTFIAILPVFLLLVVMGRRVVESLAFSGTK, encoded by the coding sequence ATGACGACCCTGACCCCCACCGGCCGCGCGCAGGATGTCCAGCGCCCCAAGAAAGCCTTCCCTATCGGGCGCCTCGTCGCCTGGGCGTGCCTGCTCCTGATCGTCTTCGTCTCTGTGTTCCCGATTTTTATCGTTCTAAAAACGGCGCTGACCGGTAACAAGGCGCTGTATACCGAGGCCGCCAGCCTGTGGCCCTCGCAGCCCACCCTGATCAACTTTCAGCGCGTGCTGGGGCTGCTCTCGCCCGAGGCGGCGCAGGCGGCGGGCGGGTCGGGCAGCTCGGTGAGCTTCGCCACGGCGATGAAGAACAGCGCCGTGTTCACCGGCTTGATCGTGGTGGGCCAGACCTTCTTCTCCGCGATGGCGGCCTACGCCTTCGCCCGCCTGCGGTTTCCGGGCCGCGACTTCATCTTCACCCTGTTCCTGATCGCGCTGATGATTCCGGGGATCGTACTGTTCATCCCCAACTTCATCACGGTCAAGAACCTGGGCTGGCTCAACACGATGCCCGGCATGGTGGCCCCCTTCATCCTGATGTCGCCCTTCGCCGTGTTCTTCCTGCGCCAGTTCTTCCTGTCGCTGCCGCGTGAGACCGAGGAAGCCGCGTACATCGACGGCGCGAGCCCCCTGACCATCTTCTTCCGGATCACGCTGCCCATGAGCCAGGGGCCGCTCGTCACCCTCGCCATCCTGACCACCATCGGCATGTGGAACGAGTTCTTCTGGCCCTTCCTGATCGCCAAGGACGAGGCGTCGTACACGCTGCCCGTCGCCCTCCAGGTCTTCAAGACCCAGACCCCCCAGGGCACGCCCGACTGGACGGGCCTGATGGCCGGCACCTTCATCGCCATCCTCCCGGTGTTCCTGCTGCTCGTGGTCATGGGCCGGCGCGTGGTCGAGTCGCTGGCCTTCAGCGGCACCAAGTAG
- a CDS encoding beta-galactosidase: protein MTLPPDAPGPSVPHLLLGVCDYPEQVPQDRWAPYARQQRELGLSFVRIAEFAWSRMEPHPGEYDWAWLDEAVETYAAQGLRVVLCTPTATPPAWLVRAHPEILPVDDQGRVREFGSRRHYDFASPVYREHSRRITRAIAERYGGHPAVVGWQTDNEFGCHATSRSYGGASAAAFPGWLEKRYGSLEALNAAWGNAFWSMEYAAWDQLAPPILTVTEANPAHALDYARFCSAMIAEFQAEQVAILRECSPGRFVTHNFMIFESGFDHYEVSRGLDFATWDNYPLGMLEFFAPPGYEAQKLEYARTGHPDLVAFNHDLYRGLLAGVPGRLGRGGPGTPTGPWVMEQQCGQVNWAPYNPLPADGAVALWTAQAWAHGNDVVSYFRWRAATAAQEILHSGLLRHDETPDRGHAEVAALNLEGFPAGEVPARVALLHDYESLWIYDLQPHSAGLNYWAQTLAYYSALRALGADVDVLHADADLSGYAVVVAPAITLMTPERAARWTAAVEAGARLVCGPRTAFRTVSGGTPEGGQFGPLAGLLGARLAQFDSLRPGLETRVAGPGGEYEAFAWAESYRPEAGTAVTHRYVGGPLDGQAAALCRPGGQGEGVVIGAHSPALIAEVLRGVLGRAGVDTTDLPPGLRLSRRAGRTLLQNWTAGPLTWNGIQVPPVSFQVRPD, encoded by the coding sequence ATGACCCTCCCCCCTGACGCGCCCGGCCCCTCCGTCCCCCACCTCCTGCTGGGGGTGTGCGACTACCCCGAACAGGTGCCCCAGGACCGCTGGGCTCCGTATGCCCGCCAGCAGCGCGAGCTGGGCCTGAGCTTCGTGCGGATCGCCGAGTTCGCCTGGAGCCGCATGGAACCGCACCCCGGCGAGTACGACTGGGCCTGGCTCGACGAGGCCGTCGAGACGTACGCGGCCCAGGGCCTGCGCGTGGTGCTGTGCACGCCGACCGCCACCCCGCCCGCGTGGCTGGTGCGCGCCCACCCCGAAATTCTGCCCGTAGACGACCAGGGCCGCGTGCGCGAGTTCGGGTCGCGGCGGCACTACGATTTCGCGTCGCCGGTCTACCGCGAGCACTCGCGGCGCATCACGCGCGCCATCGCCGAGCGCTACGGCGGGCACCCGGCCGTCGTGGGCTGGCAGACCGACAACGAGTTCGGCTGCCACGCCACGAGCCGCAGCTACGGCGGCGCGAGCGCGGCGGCCTTTCCCGGCTGGCTGGAAAAGCGCTACGGCTCCCTGGAGGCCCTGAATGCGGCCTGGGGCAACGCCTTCTGGAGCATGGAGTACGCGGCCTGGGACCAGCTCGCGCCGCCCATCCTGACCGTCACCGAGGCCAACCCGGCGCACGCGCTCGACTACGCCCGCTTCTGCTCGGCCATGATCGCCGAGTTCCAGGCCGAGCAGGTCGCCATCCTGCGCGAGTGCTCGCCGGGGCGTTTCGTCACGCACAACTTCATGATCTTCGAGTCGGGCTTCGACCACTACGAGGTCAGCCGGGGGCTGGATTTCGCCACCTGGGACAACTACCCGCTCGGGATGCTGGAATTCTTCGCGCCGCCCGGCTACGAGGCCCAGAAGCTGGAGTATGCGCGCACCGGGCACCCCGACCTCGTGGCCTTCAACCACGACCTGTACCGGGGGCTGCTCGCGGGCGTGCCCGGCCGCCTGGGACGGGGCGGCCCCGGCACCCCCACCGGCCCCTGGGTGATGGAACAGCAGTGCGGGCAGGTGAACTGGGCGCCCTACAACCCGCTGCCCGCAGACGGCGCGGTGGCGCTGTGGACCGCCCAGGCGTGGGCGCACGGCAACGACGTGGTGAGCTACTTCCGCTGGCGGGCCGCCACCGCCGCCCAGGAGATCCTGCACTCGGGCCTGCTGCGCCACGACGAGACGCCCGACCGGGGGCACGCCGAGGTCGCCGCGCTGAACCTGGAGGGGTTCCCGGCCGGTGAGGTGCCCGCCCGCGTGGCCCTGCTGCACGACTACGAGAGCCTGTGGATCTACGACCTGCAACCCCACAGCGCGGGCCTGAACTACTGGGCGCAGACGCTGGCCTACTACTCGGCCCTGCGCGCCCTGGGGGCAGACGTGGACGTGCTGCACGCCGACGCCGACCTGAGCGGCTACGCGGTGGTCGTCGCGCCCGCCATCACCCTGATGACCCCGGAGCGGGCCGCGCGCTGGACGGCGGCGGTAGAGGCGGGCGCGCGGCTGGTCTGCGGGCCGCGCACGGCCTTCCGCACCGTCTCGGGCGGCACGCCGGAGGGCGGGCAGTTCGGGCCGCTCGCCGGGCTGCTGGGCGCCCGCCTGGCGCAATTCGACTCGCTGCGCCCGGGCCTCGAAACGCGCGTGGCTGGCCCCGGCGGCGAGTACGAGGCCTTCGCCTGGGCCGAGAGCTACCGCCCCGAGGCGGGCACGGCGGTCACACACCGCTACGTGGGCGGCCCGCTGGACGGTCAGGCGGCGGCCCTGTGTCGCCCCGGCGGCCAGGGCGAGGGCGTGGTGATCGGCGCGCACAGCCCGGCCCTGATCGCCGAGGTGCTGCGCGGGGTGCTGGGCCGGGCGGGCGTGGACACCACCGACCTGCCGCCAGGCCTGCGCCTGAGCCGCCGCGCCGGGCGCACCCTGCTCCAGAACTGGACCGCCGGGCCGCTGACCTGGAACGGAATACAGGTGCCTCCCGTGTCTTTCCAGGTGCGGCCCGACTGA
- a CDS encoding LacI family DNA-binding transcriptional regulator has product MTRATLKDVAAHAGVSHQTVSNVLNGHPSIRPTTRERVLSSISALDYHPNQAAKALREARVTTLCFASFEHDPDTLSDPYRNLIQAALTAEANAQGYSLATAFLAHDEASLDELRQRYLQRSIGGAVIIGTRLQAAQWERMTSWGMNVVLLDHFLPGTPHTVSADYASGMRALVAHHVARGRRDLALVLPTRDYGSTALMRRDSFFAAAKAHGVRARHIDGDWSYASGERALLELHASGDLPDALLGGNDRMATGALSAAHGLGLSVPGDLAISGFDDFDFVQYLHPKLTTVRVPHAEMAREAARLLIALTSGEDCVTPPPYPVSLIVRDSA; this is encoded by the coding sequence ATGACTCGCGCCACGCTCAAGGATGTCGCCGCCCATGCAGGCGTGTCGCATCAGACCGTTTCCAATGTGCTCAACGGCCATCCGTCCATTCGCCCCACCACCCGCGAGCGGGTCCTGTCCTCGATCAGCGCCCTGGACTACCACCCCAACCAGGCCGCCAAGGCGCTGCGCGAGGCGCGCGTCACGACGCTGTGCTTCGCCTCTTTCGAGCACGACCCCGACACCCTGAGTGACCCCTACCGCAACCTGATCCAAGCGGCGCTGACCGCCGAGGCCAACGCCCAGGGCTACAGCCTGGCGACCGCCTTCCTGGCGCACGACGAGGCCAGCCTGGACGAGCTGCGCCAGCGTTACCTCCAGCGCAGCATCGGCGGGGCCGTGATCATCGGCACGCGCCTTCAGGCCGCGCAGTGGGAACGCATGACCTCCTGGGGCATGAACGTCGTGCTGCTCGACCACTTCCTGCCGGGTACGCCGCACACGGTCAGCGCCGACTACGCGAGCGGGATGCGCGCCCTGGTCGCCCACCACGTCGCGCGCGGGCGGCGCGACCTCGCCCTCGTGCTGCCCACGCGTGACTACGGCAGCACGGCCCTGATGCGGCGCGACAGCTTCTTCGCCGCCGCGAAGGCCCACGGCGTGCGCGCCCGGCACATCGACGGCGACTGGTCCTACGCCTCGGGCGAGCGGGCGCTGCTGGAGCTGCACGCCTCGGGCGATCTGCCCGACGCGCTGCTGGGCGGCAACGACCGCATGGCGACCGGCGCGCTGAGCGCCGCGCACGGCCTGGGCCTGAGCGTGCCCGGCGACCTGGCCATCAGCGGCTTCGACGACTTCGACTTCGTGCAGTACCTGCACCCCAAACTCACCACCGTGCGCGTGCCCCACGCCGAGATGGCGCGCGAGGCCGCCCGGCTCCTCATCGCCCTGACAAGCGGCGAGGACTGCGTCACCCCGCCCCCCTACCCCGTGTCCCTGATCGTCCGGGATTCGGCCTGA
- a CDS encoding cyclic-di-AMP receptor, whose product MKLVLAVIQDADATALVRTLSEHAFEVTKLASTGGFLREGNTTLMIGVDDDRLPELKRHVQRTCRARTRLVSPNVPMGEQNESLMGDPVEVPVGGAVMFVMGVQEFVKV is encoded by the coding sequence ATGAAGCTGGTTCTCGCCGTGATTCAGGACGCCGACGCGACCGCCCTCGTGCGGACCCTGTCGGAACACGCCTTCGAGGTCACCAAGCTCGCCAGCACCGGCGGCTTTCTGCGCGAGGGCAACACCACCCTCATGATCGGGGTGGACGACGACCGCCTCCCCGAACTCAAGCGCCACGTGCAGCGCACCTGCCGCGCCCGCACCCGCCTGGTGTCCCCGAACGTGCCGATGGGTGAGCAGAACGAGAGCCTGATGGGCGACCCCGTCGAGGTGCCGGTGGGCGGCGCGGTCATGTTCGTGATGGGCGTGCAGGAGTTCGTGAAGGTCTGA